Proteins from a single region of Anastrepha ludens isolate Willacy chromosome 5, idAnaLude1.1, whole genome shotgun sequence:
- the LOC128864716 gene encoding uncharacterized protein LOC128864716: MTGRGKGGKGLGKGGAKRHRKVLRDNIQGITKPAIRRLARRGGVKRISGLIYEETRGVLKVFLENVIRDAVTYTEHAKRKTVTAMDVVYALKRQGRTLYGFGGTCANSKYQKMTGRGKGGKGLGKGGAKRHRKVLRDNIQGITKPAIRRLARRGGVKRISGLIYEETRGVLKVFLENVIRDAVTYTEHAKRKTVTAMDVVYALKRQGRTLYGFGG; this comes from the exons atgactggtcgcggcaaaggtggtaaaggtttgggaaaaggtggtgccaaacgtcatcgcaaagttttacgtgataacatccaaggtatcactaaaccagctattcgacgtttagctcgtcgtggtggtgtaaaacgtatatctggtttgatatatgaagaaactcgtggtgttttaaaagtatttttggagaatgttatccgtgatgcagttacctatactgaacatgccaaaaggaaaacagttacagctatggatgttgtgtacgctttaaagagacaaggccgtactttatacggtttcggcggt acttgtgcaaatagtaaatatcaaaaaatgactggtcgcggcaaaggtggtaaaggtttgggaaaaggtggtgccaaacgtcatcgcaaagttttacgtgataacatccaaggtatcactaaaccagctattcgacgtttagctcgtcgtggtggtgtaaaacgtatatctggtttgatatatgaagaaactcgtggtgttttaaaagtatttttggagaatgttatccgtgatgcagttacctatactgaacatgccaaaaggaaaacagttacagctatggatgttgtgtacgctttaaagagacaaggccgtactttatacggtttcggcggttaa
- the LOC128864113 gene encoding histone H2B, with translation MPPKTSGKAAKKAGKAQKNITKNDKKKKRKRKESYAIYIYKVLKQVHPDTGISSKAMSIMNSFVNDIFERIAAEASRLAHYNKRSTITSREIQTAVRLLLPGELAKHAVSEGTKAVTKYTSSK, from the coding sequence atgccgccaaaaactagtggaaaagcagcaaagaaagccggtaaggctcaaaagaatattactaaaaatgataagaaaaagaagcgtaagaggaaggaaagttatgccatctacatctataaagtgttgaaacaagtacatcctgataccggtatttcatccaaggccatgagcattatgaatagttttgtgaatgacatctttgagcgtattgctgcggaagcgtcgcgtttagctcactataacaagcgttcaaccatcaccagtcgcgaaattcaaactgctgtacgtttactcttgcccggtgaattggccaaacatgccgtcagtgaaggtaccaaagctgttaccaaatataccagttccaaataa
- the LOC128864112 gene encoding histone H2A translates to MSGRGKGGKVKGKAKSRSNRAGLQFPVGRIHRLLRKGNYAERVGAGAPVYLAAVMEYLAAEVLELAGNAARDNKKTRIIPRHLQLAIRNDEELNKLLSGVTIAQGGVLPNIQAVLLPKKTEKKA, encoded by the coding sequence atgtcaggccgtggtaaaggtggtaaagttaagggaaaggcaaagtcccgttcaaatcgtgctggtcttcaatttccagttggtcgtattcatcgtttgttgcgcaaaggcaattatgctgagcgtgttggtgccggtgctccagtttatctagctgcagttatggaatatttagcagctgaagttcttgaattggctggtaatgctgctcgtgataacaaaaagacaagaatcatcccacgtcatttacaattggccatccgcaacgatgaagaattgaataaattgttgtccggtgtaactattgctcaaggtggtgttttgcctaatattcaagctgtacttttgccaaagaagaccgaaaagaaagcataa